A genomic window from Candidatus Denitrolinea symbiosum includes:
- a CDS encoding cAMP-dependent protein kinase: protein MDETHRLAESLRSVKHFRHMPISEIIQVVIAGKVRRFQTDDIIFDEGAPCAGMYVLLSGLVHLLKIGPQGQLNIIKVVKPVTMFNEVTALDGSENPVTAQTVQASTVWQIDYEPFQKLLLRHPELSVALLKVLAARNRQLISHYADLSFRPVRARTAKLLLELSDNGQKVISRNDHSIAQMAARISSVPEAVSRALGELARHNLISSTRSEIHVLNAKALGEAAQMDAPFLE, encoded by the coding sequence ATGGATGAGACTCACCGCCTGGCAGAAAGCCTGCGCTCGGTAAAACATTTTCGGCACATGCCCATATCTGAAATTATTCAGGTTGTTATTGCCGGGAAAGTGCGCCGTTTTCAGACCGACGATATTATTTTCGATGAGGGCGCGCCCTGCGCCGGAATGTACGTCCTGCTCAGCGGACTGGTGCACCTGCTTAAAATTGGGCCGCAAGGACAGTTGAACATCATCAAGGTCGTTAAACCCGTTACCATGTTCAATGAAGTGACCGCGCTGGACGGGAGCGAAAATCCGGTGACTGCCCAAACAGTTCAAGCCAGCACGGTCTGGCAGATTGACTACGAACCGTTTCAAAAACTGCTATTGCGCCACCCCGAGCTTTCGGTTGCCTTGCTTAAAGTATTGGCCGCCCGCAACCGGCAGTTGATTTCGCACTATGCCGATCTATCCTTCCGTCCGGTGCGGGCACGGACGGCGAAGTTGCTGTTGGAATTAAGCGATAACGGACAGAAAGTAATTTCACGCAACGACCATTCCATCGCTCAAATGGCGGCGCGTATTTCCAGCGTGCCTGAGGCGGTAAGCCGCGCATTGGGCGAACTGGCGCGGCACAACTTGATTTCATCCACCCGTTCCGAGATTCACGTGCTAAATGCAAAGGCATTGGGGGAAGCGGCCCAAATGGACGCGCCTTTTCTGGAGTGA
- a CDS encoding protoheme IX farnesyltransferase, giving the protein MTAAAQPSTPDRRSRFSLYWPLTKPLQTGLLLATGLAGYMSARCPVYNLGTILGVAGSLFLAIAGSTVLNMWWDRDIDAKMGRTQKRATSSGQATPNEVLRLGLVLSALGIGWATAIGALYGLIVFAGLFFDVVVYSIWLKRRTAWSIVWGGISGAMPILAGRALGLGYVDWIGLTLALGILFWIPTHTLTFSMKFDKDYAAACVPTFPSTYGLGFTRATIAISSVLAAFAMVVAGYGIGMDWGFLRLLGVLSAGLLILAVAITFKPSERVNFGLFKYASVYMLAAMILVVLEVI; this is encoded by the coding sequence ATGACTGCCGCTGCCCAACCGTCCACCCCAGACCGCCGATCACGCTTCAGCCTCTACTGGCCGCTCACCAAACCCCTTCAAACCGGCTTGCTTCTTGCAACCGGGTTGGCGGGTTACATGAGCGCGCGCTGCCCTGTTTACAACCTCGGAACGATCCTCGGCGTGGCGGGCAGTCTCTTCCTTGCCATCGCGGGCAGCACCGTGCTCAACATGTGGTGGGACCGCGACATTGACGCCAAGATGGGACGCACGCAAAAACGCGCCACTTCTTCGGGACAAGCGACTCCTAACGAAGTCCTGCGCCTCGGCCTGGTCCTGTCGGCGCTCGGCATCGGTTGGGCGACGGCAATCGGCGCGCTCTACGGGCTGATTGTCTTCGCGGGCCTCTTCTTCGATGTGGTGGTCTATTCTATCTGGCTCAAACGCCGCACCGCCTGGAGCATCGTCTGGGGCGGCATTTCAGGAGCCATGCCCATCCTGGCAGGACGCGCCCTCGGCCTCGGCTATGTAGACTGGATCGGGTTGACCCTCGCGCTCGGCATCCTCTTCTGGATCCCCACCCACACCCTCACCTTCAGCATGAAGTTCGATAAGGACTACGCCGCGGCCTGCGTGCCGACCTTCCCCTCCACATACGGACTCGGCTTTACCCGCGCCACCATCGCCATCTCGTCCGTCCTCGCCGCGTTCGCCATGGTCGTCGCGGGCTACGGCATCGGCATGGACTGGGGCTTCCTGCGGCTGCTCGGCGTGTTGTCCGCGGGCCTGCTCATTCTGGCCGTGGCCATCACCTTCAAACCCTCCGAGCGCGTCAATTTCGGGCTGTTCAAGTACGCCTCGGTCTACATGCTTGCCGCGATGATCCTGGTTGTGCTGGAAGTGATTTGA